From Lepus europaeus isolate LE1 chromosome 3, mLepTim1.pri, whole genome shotgun sequence, a single genomic window includes:
- the LOC133756480 gene encoding butyrophilin-like protein 1 produces MGSFLVWLSDPGALREDPGVLCAQFPACVSQFSVCSVFTDEFQVIGPSEPIMAELGGEATLPCYLLPPMNAEDMELRWYRTKFSEEVFVYRNHQEQHKEQMPQYAGRTSLVRDLLTQGQASVRILKVRALDNGRYTCFFQKGGRYAEAILELKVAGLGSAPQVHIEGPEKDGVRVVCKASGWFPKPQVRWTDLSGKKFVEFSEAHAQDTAGLFSVEAALVVRDSSAGSVSCSVLNPILGQEKAMAVSIPEPFFPQASPRKAAFAGILTVLGLLLFGAGCFTRREHSAKLQERQRQEKLRRAKEEDQRAKEEALKARDELQAELDQRKTAYLAGE; encoded by the exons ATGGGGAGTTTCCTGGTGTGGCTGAGTGACCCAGGAGCTCTGAGGGAGGACCCCGGGGTGCTCTGTGCTCAGTTCCCAG CCTGTGTCTCTCAGTTCTCAGTTTGTTCTGTGTTCACAGATGAGTTCCAGGTGATTGGCCCCTCAGAACCCATTATGGCAGAGTTGGGTGGTGAGGCCACTCTGCCCTGCTACCTGCTTCCGCCAATGAATGCAGAGGACATGGAGCTGCGGTGGTACCGCACCAAGTTCTCAGAAGAGGTGTTCGTCTATCGGAACCACCAGGAACAGCACAAGGAGCAGATGCCCCAGTACGCAGGGCGGACCTCACTGGTGAGGGACCTCCTCACCCAGGGGCAGGCTTCCGTTCGCATCCTGAAGGTCCGGGCTTTGGACAACGGGAGGTACACCTGCTTCTTCCAGAAGGGAGGCCGCTATGCAGAGGCCATTCTGGAACTGAAGGTGGCAG GTCTGGGCTCTGCCCCTCAAGTGCACATTGAAGGGCCAGAGAAGGACGGGGTCCGTGTGGTGTGCAAGGCCTCGGGCTGGTTCCCGAAGCCCCAGGTGCGGTGGACAGACCTCAGCGGGAAGAAGTTCGTGGAGTTCTCTGAGGCCCatgcccaggacacagcagggctGTTCAGCGTGGAGGCGGCTCTGGTGGTGAGAGACAGCTCTGCAGGGAGTGTGAGCTGCTCCGTCCTCAATCCCATCCTGGGCCAGGAGAAGGCGATGGCCGTGTCCATCCCAG agccCTTCTTCCCGCAGGCCTCTCCCCGGAAGGCAGCTTTTGCTGGGATCCTGacggtgctggggctcctgctcttTGGGGCTGGCTGCTTCACCAGGAGAGAGCACTCTGCAAAgctgcaggagaggcagagacaggagaagCTGCGCCGGGCTAAGGAGGAGGACCAGCGGGCAAAGGAGGAGGCACTGAAGGCCAGAG ATGAGCTCCAGGCAGAACTCG ATCAGAGGAAGACAGCTTACCTGGCTGGTGAGTGA